A genome region from Anaerolineales bacterium includes the following:
- a CDS encoding GAF domain-containing protein, whose protein sequence is MSAQTNTHLHTILSRLNQIGSAINSGASGGVDNLQDTLGLIVESATEVVPGSSAVIYTYDAKRGEFNLDSRVSSELNYDPDADDAPRPNGIGAHAIAAKKRVLSYEQEELDIHPAKVAAGATAMVCYPLIIAGEPIGALYLYLHERETFNELELLMLDNIVNLTAMTLASAQRFTEAQLEQVRKEKELRRLHRAGMLISSHTRLQDTLDAILRMALEVTDAKYGIFRLVDKEGKCLITHAFVGEQQVKPATESLPIDGGSVMGMVALKRSPLIISDLREEPYSKLYYPLDHELVMRSELAVPLIGASGRLEGVLNLESPQLNAFSKQDLYILQTLATHAVAAIQEVRLLDALQEISTYILTQPLKSIHQKLVEQACDLLNVPLSVLWLREGDCLLIQAATRPELEGRQIGLQDSLIGKAALSGEAVISSDLKIDLPAALYDPADYSSSLIVPLFAAGEPDSNSPVGAFSIHSAADRERDFEQSEWDRNVLSILGYYATLAIQNAAHQEAARLAQEQRTVTEAFAAIGDIASNLMHQLNNKIGAIPVRIEGIQDKCAPSLAADPYLSQNLTEIEKSAATAIEILKENLFFLRPIRLSSVKIQEAVDTALNAARLPDGIQVVCRALDSLPPAHACPKRLPLVFINLFDNAVRAMQGEGEIRVSGAADGDRIRIDIHDTGPGIPPELHERIFELNYSGQSSETHENLGFGLWWVKTLMTRFGGLITVDSDGCSGTTFTLELPRAEGSA, encoded by the coding sequence ATGAGCGCGCAGACGAACACCCACCTGCATACAATTCTTTCCCGGCTGAATCAGATCGGTTCGGCGATCAATTCGGGCGCCTCCGGCGGGGTGGACAACCTGCAGGACACCCTGGGGTTGATCGTCGAAAGCGCCACGGAGGTCGTGCCCGGTTCGTCGGCCGTCATCTACACCTACGATGCGAAGCGCGGTGAATTCAACCTCGACTCGCGCGTTTCCTCCGAACTCAACTACGATCCGGATGCGGACGACGCGCCGCGCCCCAACGGCATCGGCGCACATGCCATCGCCGCAAAGAAACGCGTGCTCTCCTACGAACAGGAAGAGCTGGATATCCACCCGGCGAAGGTGGCCGCCGGCGCGACCGCCATGGTCTGCTACCCGCTCATCATCGCCGGCGAACCCATCGGCGCCCTGTACCTGTATCTCCACGAGCGTGAGACTTTCAACGAACTCGAGCTGCTCATGCTGGACAACATCGTCAACCTGACCGCCATGACGCTCGCCTCCGCGCAGCGTTTCACGGAAGCGCAGCTCGAACAGGTGCGCAAGGAAAAGGAGCTGCGCCGGCTCCACCGCGCCGGTATGTTGATCTCCTCCCACACGCGCCTGCAGGACACGCTCGACGCCATTTTGCGCATGGCCCTGGAAGTCACGGACGCAAAATACGGCATCTTCCGCCTGGTCGATAAAGAGGGCAAGTGCCTCATCACGCACGCCTTCGTGGGAGAGCAGCAGGTGAAACCGGCGACCGAGTCGCTGCCCATCGACGGGGGGTCCGTGATGGGCATGGTGGCCTTGAAGCGCTCGCCTTTGATCATTTCGGACCTGCGCGAGGAACCCTACAGCAAGCTGTACTATCCTCTAGATCACGAGCTGGTCATGCGTTCGGAATTGGCCGTCCCCCTGATCGGCGCCAGCGGGCGCCTGGAGGGCGTCCTCAACCTGGAAAGCCCGCAGTTGAACGCCTTCAGCAAACAGGACCTGTACATCCTGCAGACCCTGGCCACGCACGCCGTCGCCGCCATTCAGGAAGTGCGCCTGCTGGATGCGCTGCAAGAGATTTCGACCTACATCCTCACCCAGCCGCTGAAATCCATCCACCAGAAACTCGTCGAACAGGCTTGCGATTTGCTCAACGTGCCCCTGAGCGTGTTGTGGCTGCGGGAAGGCGACTGCTTGCTGATCCAGGCGGCCACCCGGCCCGAACTGGAAGGCCGGCAGATCGGCCTGCAGGACTCGTTGATCGGGAAGGCCGCGCTGTCCGGCGAAGCGGTGATCTCGTCGGATTTGAAAATCGACCTGCCTGCGGCGCTCTACGATCCGGCCGATTACAGCTCGTCGCTGATCGTGCCCCTTTTCGCCGCAGGAGAGCCGGACTCGAACAGCCCGGTCGGCGCTTTCAGCATCCACAGCGCGGCCGACCGCGAGCGCGATTTCGAGCAGTCCGAGTGGGATCGCAACGTGCTCAGCATCCTGGGATATTACGCGACGCTGGCCATACAAAACGCCGCGCATCAGGAAGCCGCCCGTCTGGCGCAGGAGCAGCGTACGGTGACCGAGGCGTTTGCCGCCATCGGCGATATCGCCTCCAACCTGATGCATCAGTTGAACAACAAGATCGGCGCCATACCGGTGCGCATCGAAGGCATCCAGGACAAATGCGCCCCCAGCCTGGCGGCGGATCCCTACTTGAGCCAGAATCTGACCGAAATCGAGAAAAGCGCAGCCACGGCCATAGAGATCCTCAAGGAAAACCTGTTCTTCCTGCGCCCGATCCGCCTCTCTTCGGTGAAGATCCAGGAGGCGGTCGACACCGCGTTGAACGCGGCGCGGCTGCCGGACGGCATTCAGGTCGTCTGCCGGGCCCTGGATTCGCTGCCCCCTGCACACGCCTGTCCCAAGCGGCTGCCGCTGGTGTTCATCAACCTGTTCGACAACGCCGTGCGGGCGATGCAGGGCGAGGGCGAAATTCGCGTCAGCGGCGCCGCGGATGGAGACCGGATTCGCATCGACATTCACGACACGGGACCCGGCATTCCCCCCGAGCTGCACGAACGCATATTCGAGTTGAATTACAGCGGGCAGTCCTCCGAGACGCACGAAAATCTGGGATTCGGCCTGTGGTGGGTCAAAACGCTGATGACCCGTTTCGGCGGGCTGATCACGGTGGACAGCGACGGATGTTCGGGTACGACCTTCACCCTCGAACTGCCCCGCGCGGAGGGATCCGCGTGA
- a CDS encoding response regulator — protein sequence MMVEPILTLIVEDDPSWQEILTDILTDFGLKIDLSDNLKDAVERLRSTPYRLAIIDLSLADDDHSNQDGLEVLRAVQRHAPGCVSVMLTGYASVELAVAVIQEYGAMTCLRKETFRRAEFRKVIRQALSASNAKRDADDQRPADEIVDRSVSAELGDSTRAFEGLALVVEDDAGWRSLLAELLQDAGYRVHESASYGEALGLLKRTHYQVTVVDISLASSVQPNHNEDGLRLLKTTRQAGIPTIIVSGSADPDLIDRAYTDHNIYAYLEKQSFERRTFLENVDQIVSLTSLPQSLTDREEEVLSLVAQGLSNKEIAAKLVISTNTVKRHVKSIFAKLDVNSRAAASAHAIRMGLGGKVREE from the coding sequence ATGATGGTGGAACCGATTCTCACCTTGATCGTCGAAGACGATCCCTCCTGGCAGGAAATCCTCACCGACATCCTGACCGATTTCGGTCTCAAGATCGATCTCAGCGACAACCTGAAGGACGCCGTCGAGCGCCTGCGCAGCACGCCGTATCGCCTGGCGATCATCGATCTGTCGCTGGCGGACGACGATCACAGCAATCAGGACGGGCTGGAAGTGTTGAGGGCCGTTCAGCGCCACGCGCCCGGATGTGTCAGCGTCATGTTGACCGGCTATGCGAGCGTCGAACTGGCGGTGGCGGTCATCCAGGAGTACGGCGCCATGACCTGCCTGCGCAAGGAAACTTTCCGGCGCGCCGAGTTCCGCAAAGTAATCCGCCAGGCCCTGTCCGCTTCAAACGCAAAACGAGATGCGGACGACCAACGGCCGGCCGACGAAATAGTTGACCGATCCGTTTCCGCTGAACTTGGCGATTCCACAAGAGCTTTCGAGGGACTTGCGCTGGTGGTGGAGGACGATGCGGGCTGGCGCAGTCTGCTTGCCGAACTGCTCCAGGATGCCGGCTACCGGGTTCACGAGAGTGCCAGCTACGGCGAAGCCCTGGGCTTGTTGAAGCGCACGCATTATCAGGTCACCGTGGTCGACATTTCGCTGGCCAGTTCGGTCCAGCCCAACCACAACGAAGACGGTCTGCGGCTGTTGAAAACCACGCGCCAGGCCGGCATTCCGACGATCATCGTCAGCGGTTCGGCCGATCCGGATTTGATCGACCGCGCCTACACGGACCACAACATTTATGCGTACCTCGAAAAGCAATCCTTTGAGCGCAGAACGTTTCTCGAAAACGTGGATCAAATCGTCTCGCTCACCTCGCTTCCGCAGAGCCTGACGGATCGCGAGGAAGAAGTACTCTCGCTCGTCGCCCAGGGCCTGAGCAACAAGGAAATCGCCGCGAAGCTGGTCATTTCCACGAACACGGTCAAGCGGCACGTCAAGTCGATCTTCGCCAAACTCGACGTCAATTCCCGCGCCGCCGCCTCCGCGCATGCGATCCGCATGGGCCTGGGGGGCAAGGTGCGGGAGGAGTGA